Genomic DNA from Atribacterota bacterium:
GCTGATAAGAAGGTAGCCTGATTTTACCAAGCTCCAGTTTAAGCTGGCATTGTTCGGCAATCTTTTCTGTATTCTTTAGTGCTTCGGGGATAAAAGAGAAAAGGTCTTTCATTTCCTGTCCTGATTTTAGATAAAACTGGTGATTGGGCAGGGGAGGATGGTGAAAACATTTCCGAGTGCCCTGGTTGGCAATGATATTGGCTATATTCTGAAAGGGAGCTTGTTCTTTTGTCGGATAGTGTACGTTATTGGTAGCTACCAGGGGGATAGTGAGTTTTTCTCCCAGATTGATAAGGTATTGATTAACAACTCTTTCTTCTTCCAATCCGTGAAATGATATCTCCAGGTAAAAATTTTCTGAATTAAATATATTTTTAAACCAGAGGGCAGTTCTTTCTGCTTTTTGATATTCTTTTTGAGTAATAAGCAGTGGAATTTCTCCCTTGAGACATCCGGATAGGACAATGAGGCCTTCCCGATAGCGGGAAAGCAGGTTACGGTCAATGGCTGGGATATTTTGTGGGTTGGACAGGTGTGCCTGGCTGACGAGTTGACAGAGATTGCGGTAGCCAGTATTATTTTCGATCAGAAGGATGAGGTGAGTTAAATGGTTGGGTAAAAAATCACTTTTGATTCGTATCTCACAACCAAGGATTGGCTGAATCCCTGCCTGAAGAGCTTTTTTATAGAATTCAATAGTGCCAATCAGGCTATCATGATCAGTAAGAGCCAGGGCTCTCATCTTTAATTTTTGTGCCAGGTCAATAATCTGGTCAACACTACCCAGTCCGTCCTGTAAACTGTATTGAGAGTGCAAGTGTAAATGGGTAAAGTTCATAAGTTATTCCCTTTCTTAATGTTCTTTAGTAAACATATGTTCGCTCTTTTATGAAAAAAAATAATTAATTTTGATTAATATTCTTTTGAAATATCCCAAATATCTCCGTTCATAGTAGTATTGATTGTCTTTATTTCCTGTCGTAGTAATTTCATCAGTATTAAGGCATTTTTGGTTGCCTTCCCTTTATAGTGATTATTCATAAAGATATACTGGTCGGTAGTTTGATTAACAATCTGTTTAATTTTGGGCAACCACTCTTGTAATTCTTCTTCGCTATAGAGATAATCGTAACGCTGGTAAGCATGTTCATGTTGCCACCATTTTTCTTTGTTGCGTCCGTGAAAACGTATATAACCCAGCTGAGAGGTTGCTATTGCTACTGGAGGGATTAATCCTTTTAAAGGTGGTTGATCTACCGCGCAAAATCCTATTTCATTTTTTTTGAGAAAATCGAGTACCCGATCTTTTACCCAGTAGCTGTTACGAAATTCTACAATCAGGGGAATATCGCTCATTTTTTCCTTTACATAGAGGAGATAGCCAAGGTTAGTACTGTTATAATGAAAAGAGTAGGGAAATTGGGCCAGGATACAACCCAGTTTATTGTTGTCCAAAATTGGTTGTAAGGAAGCTTTAAATTCTTGAAATACAGCATCATTTTTATCCCGGATATGAGTCATAACCTGATTTGCCTTTACTGCGAATTTGAAATTAGCCGGAACCTTACGCTGTAGACGATAGAAAACAGCTGCGGGTACAATTCGGTAATAAGAGGAATTAACTTCTACTGCATTAAATTGGCGGGCATATAGATTTAGCATATCTCCTTTATTAATAT
This window encodes:
- a CDS encoding DUF72 domain-containing protein yields the protein MLYIGTSGFSYQDWIGPFYPENINKGDMLNLYARQFNAVEVNSSYYRIVPAAVFYRLQRKVPANFKFAVKANQVMTHIRDKNDAVFQEFKASLQPILDNNKLGCILAQFPYSFHYNSTNLGYLLYVKEKMSDIPLIVEFRNSYWVKDRVLDFLKKNEIGFCAVDQPPLKGLIPPVAIATSQLGYIRFHGRNKEKWWQHEHAYQRYDYLYSEEELQEWLPKIKQIVNQTTDQYIFMNNHYKGKATKNALILMKLLRQEIKTINTTMNGDIWDISKEY